In Streptomyces sp. P3, one DNA window encodes the following:
- a CDS encoding bifunctional RNase H/acid phosphatase: MREFIVEADGGSRGNPGPAGYGSVVIDATTGETLVERAEFIGVATNNVAEYRGLLAGLRAARELDPSARVRVRMDSKLVVEQMSGRWKIKHPDMKPLAAEAARVLPSGQVAYEWIPREQNKHADRLANEAMDAGRRGEQWNEGASRAALDARSAVAPAVPVPSGPPGDAVAGAAKAREALSRAAAERISEGAADASPGSEAETVPEGAAQSGASAAAGSRVEAVAEGRSAGCGETGSEAVAGGGFGAVRETGSEAVAGGGSGAVRETGSKAVARGREGTAPGMRVEAVAEDVRRTVVEAVAKPGPKTGDDVRAARAVARSTAAAAVPAAATSAPVGPAAAPTVGWGAAPDLGAPATFVLLRHGETPLTPQKRFSGSGGTDPSLSDVGRGQAERVAAALARRGTVQHVLASPLARTRETAGIVAARLGLDVTVEGGLIETDFGAWEGLTFGEVRERHPDDLTAWLADPEAEPTGGGESFAATAVRIAAARDRLVAAYAGRTVLMVTHVTPIKTLVRLALGAPPESLFRMELSAASLSAVAYYADGNASVRLFNDTSHLRS; this comes from the coding sequence GTGCGGGAGTTCATCGTCGAGGCAGACGGGGGGTCCCGGGGCAACCCGGGGCCCGCGGGCTACGGCAGCGTGGTGATCGACGCGACGACGGGGGAGACGCTCGTCGAGCGGGCCGAGTTCATCGGCGTCGCCACCAACAACGTGGCCGAGTACCGGGGGCTGCTGGCCGGACTGCGCGCCGCCCGCGAACTCGACCCTTCGGCGAGGGTGCGCGTCCGCATGGACTCCAAGCTGGTCGTCGAGCAGATGTCGGGCCGCTGGAAGATCAAGCATCCCGACATGAAGCCGCTCGCGGCGGAGGCGGCCCGGGTGCTGCCGTCCGGGCAGGTCGCCTACGAGTGGATCCCGCGCGAGCAGAACAAGCACGCCGACCGCCTCGCGAACGAGGCGATGGACGCGGGCAGGCGGGGCGAACAGTGGAACGAGGGCGCGTCACGAGCCGCGCTCGACGCCCGGTCCGCCGTCGCCCCGGCCGTCCCGGTGCCGTCCGGGCCCCCCGGCGACGCCGTCGCGGGCGCGGCGAAGGCCCGCGAGGCCCTGAGCCGGGCGGCGGCGGAAAGAATTTCGGAAGGTGCTGCGGACGCGTCGCCGGGCAGCGAAGCGGAAACGGTTCCGGAAGGCGCTGCGCAAAGCGGCGCGAGTGCGGCCGCGGGAAGCCGCGTGGAAGCGGTTGCGGAAGGTCGTTCCGCAGGCTGCGGGGAAACGGGTTCGGAAGCGGTTGCGGGAGGCGGTTTCGGAGCCGTCCGGGAAACGGGTTCGGAAGCGGTTGCGGGAGGCGGTTCTGGAGCCGTCCGGGAAACGGGTTCGAAAGCGGTTGCCCGAGGCCGCGAGGGCACCGCGCCGGGAATGCGTGTGGAAGCCGTTGCTGAAGATGTGCGGAGAACCGTTGTGGAAGCCGTTGCCAAGCCTGGCCCCAAGACCGGCGACGACGTGCGCGCCGCCCGCGCGGTCGCTCGGTCCACCGCAGCCGCAGCCGTACCCGCAGCTGCAACCTCCGCCCCCGTCGGCCCCGCCGCTGCCCCGACCGTCGGCTGGGGTGCCGCTCCCGATCTCGGGGCACCGGCGACCTTCGTGCTGTTGCGGCACGGTGAGACGCCCCTGACTCCGCAGAAGCGGTTCTCCGGCAGCGGCGGTACCGATCCCTCGCTCTCGGACGTCGGCAGGGGACAGGCCGAGCGGGTCGCCGCCGCGCTCGCCCGGCGCGGCACGGTCCAGCACGTCCTCGCCTCCCCGCTGGCCCGTACCCGTGAGACGGCCGGCATCGTGGCCGCCCGCCTAGGCCTGGACGTCACCGTCGAGGGCGGGCTGATCGAGACGGACTTCGGCGCCTGGGAGGGGCTGACCTTCGGCGAGGTCCGCGAACGCCACCCGGACGACCTGACCGCCTGGCTCGCAGACCCTGAGGCCGAGCCGACCGGTGGCGGCGAGAGCTTCGCGGCCACCGCCGTCAGGATCGCCGCGGCCCGCGACCGGCTGGTCGCCGCGTACGCCGGCCGCACGGTCCTCATGGTCACCCATGTGACCCCGATCAAGACCCTCGTGCGGCTCGCCCTCGGCGCACCGCCGGAGTCCCTGTTCCGCATGGAACTGTCGGCGGCCTCGTTGTCGGCCGTGGCCTACTACGCGGACGGGAACGCGAGCGTCCGGCTCTTCAACGACACGTCCCACCTGCGGTCCTGA
- the eda gene encoding bifunctional 4-hydroxy-2-oxoglutarate aldolase/2-dehydro-3-deoxy-phosphogluconate aldolase, whose amino-acid sequence MTSPAPPAVAASVLDLTPAPVVPVVVVEDAADAVPLARALVAGGLPAIEVTLRTPAALDAIREISGAVPEAVVGAGTVITPEQVTACGTAGARFLVSPGWTDVLLTALLASGLPFLPGVSTTSEVVALLERGVREMKFFPAQAAGGTAYLRSLAGPLPQARFCPTGGIDPKNAAEYLALPNVGCVGGSWMVPADAVADRDWPRIEGLARTASAFRTSSAPRSSSAFRTASAPRSSSALRSS is encoded by the coding sequence GTGACCTCGCCTGCGCCCCCCGCTGTGGCTGCCTCGGTACTGGATCTGACCCCGGCCCCCGTCGTGCCCGTCGTGGTGGTCGAGGACGCCGCCGACGCGGTGCCGCTGGCCCGGGCGCTGGTGGCCGGCGGGCTGCCCGCCATCGAGGTCACCTTGCGGACGCCGGCCGCGCTCGACGCGATCAGGGAGATCTCCGGGGCGGTGCCTGAGGCCGTCGTCGGGGCGGGCACGGTGATCACGCCGGAACAGGTGACGGCGTGCGGGACGGCCGGGGCCCGGTTCCTGGTGAGCCCCGGCTGGACGGACGTCCTGCTGACGGCGTTGCTCGCGTCCGGGCTGCCCTTCCTGCCCGGGGTGTCGACGACGTCGGAGGTCGTGGCGCTGCTGGAACGGGGCGTGCGGGAGATGAAGTTCTTCCCGGCACAGGCGGCGGGCGGCACGGCATATCTGCGTTCGCTCGCCGGACCGCTCCCCCAGGCCCGTTTCTGCCCGACGGGCGGCATCGACCCGAAGAACGCGGCCGAATACCTCGCGCTGCCCAACGTCGGCTGTGTGGGAGGGAGTTGGATGGTTCCGGCGGACGCGGTCGCGGACCGGGACTGGCCGCGGATCGAGGGGCTCGCCCGCACCGCGTCAGCCTTCAGGACCTCGTCAGCCCCCCGGTCCTCGTCAGCCTTCAGGACCGCGTCAGCCCCCAGGTCCTCGTCAGCCCTCAGGTCGTCGTGA